One Bradyrhizobium zhanjiangense DNA segment encodes these proteins:
- a CDS encoding cytochrome c oxidase subunit II, whose product MAVALILLLVAIGSVLFHLYSPWWWTPIATNWAYIDHTINITFWITGFVFVAVIAFMAYCVFRFHHKEGRRADYNPENKKLEWWLSVGTGVGVAAMLAPGLVVWHQFVTVPAGATEVEVMGQQWQWSFRLPGKDGQLGTSDVRNIASDNPMGLNHDDQHAQDDVVIENGELHLQVGKPVKVLLRSVDVLHDFYVPEFRAKMDMVPGMVTYFWITPIRTGTFDVLCAELCGAAHYQMRAKVIVDEEREYHAWLEQQKTFAELSPAKAVVKATYQSGGK is encoded by the coding sequence ATGGCTGTCGCACTGATATTGCTTCTGGTCGCGATCGGCTCCGTGCTGTTTCACCTCTACAGCCCGTGGTGGTGGACGCCGATCGCCACGAACTGGGCCTATATCGACCACACCATCAACATCACGTTCTGGATCACGGGCTTTGTTTTCGTCGCGGTCATCGCCTTCATGGCCTACTGCGTCTTCCGCTTTCACCACAAAGAGGGAAGACGGGCCGACTACAATCCGGAAAACAAAAAGCTCGAATGGTGGCTGAGCGTCGGAACCGGCGTCGGAGTCGCGGCCATGCTGGCGCCTGGCCTCGTGGTCTGGCATCAGTTCGTGACGGTGCCAGCGGGTGCCACCGAGGTCGAGGTCATGGGGCAGCAATGGCAATGGAGCTTCCGCCTTCCGGGCAAGGATGGGCAATTGGGCACATCCGATGTCCGCAACATCGCCTCCGACAATCCGATGGGACTCAATCATGACGACCAACACGCGCAGGACGACGTCGTGATCGAGAACGGCGAGCTACACCTTCAAGTAGGAAAGCCGGTCAAGGTTCTCCTCCGCTCGGTTGATGTCCTGCACGATTTCTACGTGCCCGAATTCCGGGCCAAGATGGACATGGTTCCAGGCATGGTGACCTATTTCTGGATAACGCCGATCCGAACCGGAACGTTCGATGTTCTCTGTGCGGAGCTTTGTGGCGCTGCTCACTATCAGATGCGCGCCAAGGTCATCGTCGACGAAGAGCGTGAATATCACGCTTGGCTGGAGCAACAAAAAACGTTTGCAGAATTGTCGCCGGCAAAAGCCGTCGTGAAGGCGACCTACCAATCCGGCGGCAAGTAG
- a CDS encoding DUF2189 domain-containing protein, with amino-acid sequence MATLYSHDIRRHVFGEAASYPIRKISLSDLSEALRLGWEDFQAMPSHAIVVCVIYPVLGLVLFRMVLGYSVLPLLFPLAAGFALVGPFAAIGLYELSRRRERGEEVDAWDAIKVLRAPSFGAMVELGVLLLVLFGAWIGVANAIYVAIFGHAAAASIPDFTTRVLTTPEGWSLIIVGCGVGFLFAVVALCVSVVSFPLMLDRHATAIDAIRTSLRAVAANPVAMAGWGLIVAALLVIGSLPLFVGLAVVLPVLGHATWHLYRRVVEPNPNPPDAPPPPPKGKRYAADFPANLFPWSREGE; translated from the coding sequence ATGGCCACTCTGTACTCCCACGACATCAGGCGGCACGTATTCGGCGAAGCGGCCTCCTATCCCATTCGCAAGATCAGCTTGTCCGACCTGTCCGAGGCCCTGCGCCTGGGTTGGGAGGATTTCCAGGCGATGCCGAGTCACGCGATCGTCGTGTGCGTGATTTACCCCGTTCTCGGTCTCGTCCTGTTCAGGATGGTGCTCGGCTATTCGGTGCTGCCGCTACTGTTTCCGCTGGCCGCCGGCTTTGCCTTGGTCGGACCTTTTGCCGCGATCGGTCTCTACGAGCTCAGCCGTCGGCGCGAGCGCGGTGAGGAGGTCGATGCATGGGATGCGATCAAGGTGCTGCGCGCACCCTCGTTCGGCGCCATGGTAGAACTCGGCGTGCTCCTGTTGGTCCTGTTTGGGGCCTGGATCGGTGTCGCGAACGCAATCTATGTCGCAATCTTCGGTCACGCGGCGGCCGCCAGCATTCCCGACTTCACAACGCGCGTGCTGACGACACCGGAAGGCTGGTCGCTCATCATCGTCGGTTGCGGTGTCGGCTTCCTGTTTGCGGTTGTGGCGCTGTGCGTCAGCGTCGTGTCATTTCCGTTGATGCTGGACCGGCATGCGACTGCGATCGACGCGATCCGCACGTCGCTTCGAGCGGTCGCGGCGAATCCGGTTGCGATGGCCGGATGGGGCCTCATCGTGGCGGCGCTACTCGTGATCGGCTCGCTGCCGCTATTCGTCGGCCTCGCTGTCGTTCTGCCAGTGCTCGGTCATGCCACCTGGCACCTCTATCGGCGGGTGGTCGAGCCGAATCCGAACCCACCGGACGCACCGCCGCCGCCCCCGAAGGGAAAGCGCTACGCAGCAGACTTCCCGGCCAATCTCTTCCCGTGGAGCCGCGAGGGCGAGTAG
- a CDS encoding DUF2865 domain-containing protein, producing MADMPELLSLPRARFLLACTLLLSTVVLATAAFAQAGPPGPPPQPGQNGLGPNPMCVRLEGQLAALDRGGGGDPAREEQIRRYQDSQSRQQAELDRVTMQAKRMGCDSSGFFSLFNGQSAQCGPVNTQIQQMRANLDQITGNLERLRGGGPGGFSPERDNQRRSVLAALAQNNCGPQYANAAQSQGGGNFLSNLFGGNSAGNPQAVPPADLGPQSGTFRTVCVRTCDGAYFPISFATVPARFPDDEKTCKALCPAAEAVLYAHRNPGEDMNSAVSIGGQPYTALPTAFKFRSEFNPSCSCKAAGQTWADALKSADDKAAAEQQGDIIVTEESARKMQQQRLNKGTPANAKKGPAPAPTTATAPAAPPPADTAATANSENKPIRSVGPTFLPQQQK from the coding sequence ATGGCGGATATGCCTGAATTGTTGTCCCTGCCTCGTGCCCGCTTCCTCCTTGCCTGCACCCTGCTCCTGAGCACGGTCGTGCTCGCCACCGCCGCTTTCGCGCAGGCGGGCCCGCCGGGGCCGCCGCCTCAGCCCGGCCAGAACGGGCTCGGCCCCAATCCGATGTGCGTGCGATTGGAAGGCCAGCTCGCCGCGCTCGACCGCGGCGGCGGTGGCGACCCCGCGCGCGAAGAACAGATCCGCCGCTATCAGGATTCCCAGAGCCGCCAGCAGGCCGAGCTCGACCGCGTCACCATGCAGGCCAAGCGCATGGGCTGCGATTCCTCCGGCTTCTTCTCGCTGTTCAACGGCCAGTCGGCGCAATGCGGCCCGGTCAACACCCAGATCCAGCAGATGCGCGCCAATCTGGACCAGATCACCGGCAATCTCGAGCGGCTGCGCGGCGGCGGCCCCGGCGGCTTCAGCCCCGAGCGCGACAACCAGCGCCGCTCGGTGCTGGCGGCGCTGGCGCAGAACAACTGCGGCCCCCAATATGCCAACGCTGCGCAATCACAAGGCGGCGGCAACTTCCTCAGCAATTTGTTCGGCGGCAATAGCGCGGGCAATCCGCAAGCCGTGCCGCCCGCCGATCTCGGCCCGCAATCCGGCACCTTCCGCACCGTGTGCGTGCGCACCTGCGACGGCGCCTATTTCCCGATCTCGTTTGCGACCGTGCCGGCACGCTTCCCCGACGACGAGAAGACCTGCAAGGCGCTGTGCCCGGCCGCGGAAGCCGTGCTCTACGCCCATCGCAATCCCGGCGAAGACATGAACTCGGCGGTCTCGATCGGCGGCCAGCCCTACACGGCGCTGCCGACCGCATTCAAGTTCCGCAGCGAGTTCAACCCGTCCTGCTCCTGTAAGGCCGCAGGCCAGACCTGGGCGGATGCGTTGAAATCGGCGGACGACAAGGCGGCGGCCGAGCAGCAGGGCGACATCATCGTCACCGAAGAGAGCGCCAGGAAGATGCAGCAGCAGCGGCTCAACAAGGGCACGCCTGCGAATGCCAAGAAGGGCCCAGCTCCGGCGCCGACGACCGCCACAGCGCCGGCCGCGCCGCCGCCGGCGGATACCGCCGCCACTGCCAACTCCGAGAACAAGCCGATCCGCTCGGTCGGCCCGACCTTCCTGCCGCAGCAGCAGAAGTAG